Proteins from one Haliaeetus albicilla chromosome 4, bHalAlb1.1, whole genome shotgun sequence genomic window:
- the SLC25A33 gene encoding solute carrier family 25 member 33 isoform X1: MAGAPQENTLLHLFAGGCGGTVGAIFTCPLEVIKTRLQSSKLAFRAVYYPQVQLGTISGEGMVRPTSVSPGLFSVLKSILEKEGPRSLFRGLGPNLVGVAPSRAVYFACYSKAKERFNGIFVPNSNIVHICSAGSAAFITNSLMNPIWMVKTRMQLERKVRGSKPMNALQCARYVYKTEGIRGFYRGLTASYAGISETIICFAIYESLKKHLKEVQLPPSSPNGTERNSTNFFGLMFAAAVSKGCASCIAYPHEVIRTRLREEGTKYKTFIQTARLVAREEGYLAFYRGLFAQLIRQIPNTAIVLSTYELIVYLLEDHAK; this comes from the exons ATGCGGAGGAACAGTTGGTGCCATCTTTACGTGTCCCTTAGAGGTAATAAAGACTAGGCTTCAATCTTCAAAGCTAGCCTTCCGGGCTGTCTACTACCCACAAGTCCAGCTGGGGACCATCAGTGGTGAAGGAATGGTCAGGCCAACATCTGTATCACCTGGGCTCTTTAGTGTTCTCAA gtcaattctggaaaaagaaggaCCAAGGTCACTCTTCCGAGGGTTGGGTCCAAACTTGGTTGGAGTTGCACCATCAAG agCTGTCTATTTTGCATGCTACTCCAAAGCCAAAGAGCGATTTAATGGGATTTTTGTGCCCAACAGCAACATTGTGCACATCTGTTCTGCAGGTTCTGCAG cctTTATCACAAATTCCCTGATGAATCCTATATGGATGGTGAAAACCAGAATGCAACTGGAACGGAA aGTCAGGGGTTCAAAACCAATGAATGCTTTGCAGTGTGCTAGATATGTTTACAAGACAGAAGGTATCCGTGGCTTTTATAGGGGCCTGACTGCCTCCTATGCTGGGATTTCTGAGACCATTATCTGCTTTGCTATttatgaaagtttaaaaaagcaCTTAAAGGAAGTCCAACTGCCCCCTTCTTCTCCTAATGGGACTGAAAGGAACTCGACAAACTTCTTTGGACTgatgtttgctgctgctgtttccaagGGCTGTGCCTCCTGTATTGCTTATCCGCATG AGGTCATACGGACTCGGCTGCGAGAAGAAGGCACTAAATATAAGACTTTCATTCAGACGGCACGTCTGGTAGCACGTGAAGAAGGCTATCTCGCCTTCTATAGAGGACTCTTTGCCCAACTCATCCGGCAGATACCAAACACAGCCATTGTGTTGTCCACCTATGAGTTAATCGTATATCTGTTAGAAGACCATGCAAAGTAG
- the SLC25A33 gene encoding solute carrier family 25 member 33 isoform X2, giving the protein MVRPTSVSPGLFSVLKSILEKEGPRSLFRGLGPNLVGVAPSRAVYFACYSKAKERFNGIFVPNSNIVHICSAGSAAFITNSLMNPIWMVKTRMQLERKVRGSKPMNALQCARYVYKTEGIRGFYRGLTASYAGISETIICFAIYESLKKHLKEVQLPPSSPNGTERNSTNFFGLMFAAAVSKGCASCIAYPHEVIRTRLREEGTKYKTFIQTARLVAREEGYLAFYRGLFAQLIRQIPNTAIVLSTYELIVYLLEDHAK; this is encoded by the exons ATGGTCAGGCCAACATCTGTATCACCTGGGCTCTTTAGTGTTCTCAA gtcaattctggaaaaagaaggaCCAAGGTCACTCTTCCGAGGGTTGGGTCCAAACTTGGTTGGAGTTGCACCATCAAG agCTGTCTATTTTGCATGCTACTCCAAAGCCAAAGAGCGATTTAATGGGATTTTTGTGCCCAACAGCAACATTGTGCACATCTGTTCTGCAGGTTCTGCAG cctTTATCACAAATTCCCTGATGAATCCTATATGGATGGTGAAAACCAGAATGCAACTGGAACGGAA aGTCAGGGGTTCAAAACCAATGAATGCTTTGCAGTGTGCTAGATATGTTTACAAGACAGAAGGTATCCGTGGCTTTTATAGGGGCCTGACTGCCTCCTATGCTGGGATTTCTGAGACCATTATCTGCTTTGCTATttatgaaagtttaaaaaagcaCTTAAAGGAAGTCCAACTGCCCCCTTCTTCTCCTAATGGGACTGAAAGGAACTCGACAAACTTCTTTGGACTgatgtttgctgctgctgtttccaagGGCTGTGCCTCCTGTATTGCTTATCCGCATG AGGTCATACGGACTCGGCTGCGAGAAGAAGGCACTAAATATAAGACTTTCATTCAGACGGCACGTCTGGTAGCACGTGAAGAAGGCTATCTCGCCTTCTATAGAGGACTCTTTGCCCAACTCATCCGGCAGATACCAAACACAGCCATTGTGTTGTCCACCTATGAGTTAATCGTATATCTGTTAGAAGACCATGCAAAGTAG